A genomic stretch from Fusarium musae strain F31 chromosome 9, whole genome shotgun sequence includes:
- a CDS encoding hypothetical protein (EggNog:ENOG41), with the protein MTGTVPVANALSDIYPAAALAEQGPRWNSLLSKFESTYGHAASFVARSPGRVNIIGEHIDYSLYSVLPMAITADTLLAVSATPAAQDAKSFRIRIANVEDDKFEAADFEVPFDGDVSIDATKLEWTNYFKSGLRGVLDLLRNKYGKDFKPCSMNLLMDGTVPVGGGLSSSAAVVSTSSLAIMLANGEKTVDKTELTELAIVNERAVGVNSGGMDQAASVFSEKGAATFVSFSPSLKAKPVHFPPTNPEITFVIVQSFVTSNKQVTGPIHYNLRVVECSIAASYLNAVLNPPGTQLPEDAGPLGVSLGGFHETFFYHQSGSDYSAAKTLTKEEELEKLIEITEKTLTQEEGYTREEVAKVLNITVEDLEKRFMSKLPVRAERFKLQQRALHVFKEAHRVLRFMKLLENPVHTGATDTTKFNKELGSLLNETQVSCRDLYECSCPELDEICAISLREGSYGARVTGAGWGGCSVHMVPADKVEAVTQALEREYFSKKNLTEDQKKGAVMVSRPATGSAIYYVKEGVKP; encoded by the exons ATGACTGGCACCGTGCCCGTTGCCAACGCCTTGAGCGACATCTATCCTGCTGCAGCGCTCGCTGAGCAAGGTCCACGATGGAatagccttctcagcaagttTGAGTCTACCTACGGACATGCGGCTTCTTTTGTCGCTCGCTCCCCTGGACGAGTTAACATTATTGGAGAGCACATTGACTACTCTCTCTATTCGGTGCTGCCCATGGCCATTACTGCCGACACCCTTCTCGCCGTTTCCGCTACACCCGCCGCCCAAGACGCCAAGTCCTTTCGCATCCGCATCGCCAACGTTGAGGATGACAAGTTTGAGGCCGCTGACTTTGAGGTCCCCTTTGATGGGGACGTTTCGATCGACGCGACCAAGCTAGAATGGACCAACTACTTCAAGAGCGGCCTAAGGGGTGTGCTGGACCTGTTGAGGAACAAGTATGGAAAGGATTTCAAACCATGCAGCATGAATTTGCTTATGGATGGCACTGTACCTGTTGGTGGAGGACTTAGCTCGAGTGCTGCTGTGGTCAGCACGAGTTCACTAGCTATCATGTTGGCCAATGGTGAGAAAACGGTGGACAAGACTGAGCTGACTGAGCTTGCCATCGTGAACGAGCGTGCGGTAGGAGTTAACTCGGGAGG CATGGATCAAGCTGCCTCTGTCTTCTCCGAGAAGGGTGCCGCTACCTTCGTGTCATTCAGTCCAAGCCTCAAGGCTAAGCCAGTTCACTTCCCTCCCACGAATCCCGAAATCACATTCGTTATCGTGCAGTCCTTTGTCACATCAAACAAGCAGGTCACAGGCCCCATCCACTACAACCTTCGCGTAGTAGAGTGTAGCATCGCTGCATCCTACCTCAACGCGGTTCTGAATCCACCCGGCACACAACTCCCCGAGGATGCGGGCCCCCTGGGCGTCAGTCTCGGAGGTTTCCATGAAACTTTCTTTTACCACCAGAGCGGCTCAGATTACTCCGCTGCCAAGACCCtgaccaaggaggaggagctagAGAAGTTGATCGAGATCACTGAGAAGACCCTGACACAGGAGGAGGGATACACACGGGAGGAGGTAGCCAAGGTTCTAAACATCACGgtcgaggatcttgagaagcgTTTCATGTCCAAGCTCCCAGTACGTGCCGAGCGCTTCAAGCTTCAGCAGCGAGCTCTGCATGTGTTCAAGGAGGCACACCGAGTTCTCCGTTTCATGAAGCTGCTCGAGAACCCTGTCCACACAGGCGCTACCGACACAACCAAGTTTAACAAAGAACTCGGTTCGCTGCTGAACGAAACCCAAGTATCATGTCGAGATCTGTACGAGTGCAGCTGTCCTGAGCTTGACGAGATCTGTGCTATTTCCCTTCGGGAAGGATCTTACGGAGCCCGTGTGACCGGTGCTGGTTGGGGAGGTTGCAGTGTGCACATGGTGCCGGCGGATAAGGTCGAGGCTGTGACACAGGCCCTGGAGCGGGAGTATTtctccaagaagaacttgACGGAGGACCAGAAGAAGGGAGCCGTTATGGTGAGCCGGCCGGCCACCGGAAGTGCCATCTACTATGTCAAGGAGGGCGTGAAGCCTTAA
- a CDS encoding hypothetical protein (EggNog:ENOG41), whose translation MGHHNLRFDGDPHSLDGVWSPPTSRANFCEEDYAVTFYLAEFINALTNVTYVYLALRSMYGSRSRSRGLFDPKWDFMSVSLLVLGFGSFLFHATLRQTLEFVDELSMLLLSWSMLRSLVILRQSPQNIRYISIVLAIFFISFSVFYVRSAKIIYQVIGFWVSLIVIGVRVRYLFHWAKPTFSEENVRDWSIRVWTATFTCLFGYFIWNLDLEFCAELRNFRQRIGLPWAWLLEFHGWWHILTALGASQFMNVVREVREEVSREKKE comes from the exons ATGGGACATCATAATCTTCGTTTCGACGGCGATCCTCACTCGCTGGATGGAGTTTGGAGTCCCCCAACTAGCAGGGCCAA CTTTTGTGAGGAAGATTATGCTGTGACTTTTTACCTTGCCGAATTCATCAATGCCTTGACAAACGTTACGTACG TCTACTTGGCTCTTCGGTCCATGTATGGCTCGCGTAGTCGCAGTCGTGGACTGTTTGATCCGAAGTGGGATTTTATGTCTGTCTCGCTCTTggttcttggctttggttcATTTCTCTTTCATGCAACTCTTCGCCAGACGTTGGAGTTTGTCGATGAACTGTCAATGCTGTTGCTGTCTTGGTCGATGCTGCGTTCGCTCGTCATCCTACGACAGTCTCCTCAAAACATCCGCTACATCTCGATCGTCCTGGCAATTTTCTTCATTTCCTTCTCGGTATTCTACGTCAGATCTGCCAAGATCATTTATCAGGTCATCGGCTTCTGGGTTTcgctcatcgtcatcggcgtGCGTGTTCGCTACCTATTCCACTGGGCCAAGCCAACATTTTCCGAAGAGAATGTACGCGATTGGTCCATTCGAGTATGGACTGCAACGTTCACCTGCCTGTTTGGATATTTCATCTGGAACCTCGATCTTGAATTCTGCGCTGAGTTGAGGAACTTTCGACAGCGCATTGGACTGCCCTGGGCTTGGCTTCTTGAGTTCCACGGCTGGTGGCATATTTTGACAGCTCTTGGTGCGAGCCAATTCATGAATGTGGTGAGAGAGGTTCGCGAGGAAGTGAGTcgggaaaagaaagaatga
- the CYP51A gene encoding Sterol 14-alpha demethylase, with amino-acid sequence MFSLLYYPLWAFASCLAIITLNVLYQKLPRNANEPPLVFHWLPFFGNAVAYGLDPYGFFVKCREKHGDVFTFVLFGRKIVACLGVDGNDFVLNSRIQDANAEEIYGPLTTPVFGSDVVYDCPNSKLMEQKKFVKFGLTQKALESHVQLIEREVLEYIQAVPSFSGKSGTVDVSKAMAEITIFTAARSLQGEEVRRKLTAEFAALYHDLDLGFTPVNFLFPWLPLPHNRRRDAAHSKMREIYMGIINERRRGGGDLEKGTDMIANLMSCAYKNGQPIPDKEIAHMMITLLMAGQHSSSSASSWIVLHLASSPEIAEELYQEQVINLSAGGALSPLQYSDLDKLPLLQNVVKETLRVHSSIHSILRKVKRPMQAPGSPYTITTDKVILASPTVTALSEEHFPDAQRWNPHRWDNKPQEEAVTDEVIDYGYGAVSKGTKSPYLPFGAGRHRCIGEKYAYVNLGVIVATLVRNFRLSTLDGKPGVPATDFTSLFSRPAQPAYIKWERRKA; translated from the exons ATGTTTTCACTCCTCTACTACCCTCTATGGGCCTTTGCTTCCTGCCTCGCTATCATCACTCTCAATGTATTATACCAGAAACTCCCTCGAAATGCCAACGAGCCTCCATTAGTGTTCCACTGGCTTCCGTTCTTCGGTAATGCTGTTGCTTATGGACTCGATCCTTATGGCTTCTTTGTGAAGTGCCGAGAAAAG CACGGCGATGTCTTCACCTTTGTCCTCTTCGGTCGAAAGATCGTTGCctgtcttggtgttgatggcaaTGACTTTGTTCTCAACAGTCGAATTCAAGATGCCAACGCCGAAGAAATCTACGGTCCATTGACAACGCCTGTCTTTGGCAGCGATGTCGTATACGATTGTCCAAACTCAAAGCTCATGGAGCAAAAAAAGTTTGTCAAGTTTGGTCTTACCCAAAAGGCTCTTGAGTCTCATGTTCAGTTGATCGAACGAGAGGTTTTAGAGTACATCCAAGCAGTACCTTCATTCTCTGGAAAGTCTGGCACAGTTGATGTATCCAAAGCAATGGCTGAGATCACCATCTTCACTGCTGCCCGTTCTCTGCAAGGTGAAGAAGTTCGACGGAAGCTTACCGCTGAGTTTGCAGCTCTGTATCATGACCTCGATCTAGGCTTTACTCCGGTCAACTTCCTGTTCCCCTGGCTACCTCTGCCTCACAACCGACGTCGAGACGCTGCTCATTcaaagatgagagagatcTATATGGGCATTATCAATGAACGAAGAAGAGGCGGAGGAGACTTGGAAAAAGGAACCGATATGATCGCCAACTTGATGAGTTGTGCCTACAAGAACGGGCAGCCCATTCCTGACAAGGAGATCGCACACATGATGATCACTCTTCTCATGGCCGGACAacactcttcatcatctgctaGTTCATGGATCGTACTGCATCTGGCTTCATCCCCTGAAATCGCTGAGGAACTCTACCAAGAGCAAGTCATCAACTTGAGTGCTGGCGGCGCTCTCTCACCCCTGCAGTACTCCGACCTCGACAAGCTTCCACTTCTCCAGAATGTCGTCAAAGAAACACTCCGAGTTCATTCTTCTATCCACTCTATTCTGCGAAAGGTCAAGAGACCCATGCAAGCACCTGGCTCACCttacaccatcaccaccgacAAGGTTATCCTCGCTTCACCAACTGTTACAGCGTTGAGTGAAGAACACTTCCCAGATGCCCAAAGATGGAATCCTCATCGGTGGGATAATAAGCCCCAGGAGGAGGCCGTGACGGACGAAGTCATTGACTACGGCTACGGTGCTGTCTCTAAAGGAACAAAAAGCCCATATTTACCCTTTGGTGCGGGCCGGCATCGATGTATCGGAGAGAAGTATGCTTATGTCAACTTAGGAGTTATCGTCGCGACGTTGGTGCGTAACTTCAGACTGTCGACTCTTGATGGCAAGCCTGGTGTTCCAGCAACCGACTtcacttctctcttctcgagACCAGCCCAACCTGCCTACATCAAATGGGAACGCAGGAAGGCTTAG
- a CDS encoding hypothetical protein (EggNog:ENOG41): MSRLPPAEKLPLAVRKNIRDSWENTKSDHEKKLSEILGQPWTIDIDPKALYPYAEEGSWGHTSLGDLIVSYVEGVEDQLKYFIERNGDGAKDEINEICSGHVLAMDFDEKNTVSYCGTKVGSEGELIILFTKGYLGTNTSYAADSNNITKALNEAPSTVRPMSFVARASIREDYDPNVQQIQEKLNKILGQDITIVPNFEANFEKLKGKASADSGWEQNFGRSHFSYLEGLVSQLEYDKFGEDDMLQEGLLEAMDKHAVHVRVVDKTKRSYNETVIEDGILYLQTSPSDFGVNVHQISSDLINIL; encoded by the exons ATGTCTCGACTTCCCCCTGCTGAGAAATTGCCCCTTGCTGTTCGCAAAAATA TCCGAGACAGCTGGGAGAACACCAAGTCGGACCACGAAAAGAAGCTCTCAGAGATTCTTGGTCAGCCATGGACCATCGACATTGATCCCAAAGCCCTCTACCCTTATGCCGAAGAGGGTTCCTGGGGCCACACCTCCTTAGGCGATCTCATTGTCAG CTATGTTGAGGGCGTTGAAGATCAGTTGAAGTACTTCATTGAACGAAATGGAGATGGGGCTAAGGATGAGATCAATGAGATCTGCTCCGGCCATGTCCTGGCcatggactttgatgagaagaacactGTCTCTTACTGTGGAACCAAAGTTGGTTCCGAGGGTgaactcatcatcctcttcactaAGGGCTACTTGGGTACCAACACAAGCTATGCTGCtgacagcaacaacatcaccaaagcCTTGAACGAGGCTCCTTCCACTGTTCGACCCATGAGCTTTGTTGCCAGGGCCTCTATCAGGGAGGACTATGACCCCAATGTTCAGCAGATTCAGGAGAAGCTGAACAAGATCCTCGGTCAAGATATTACCATCGTTCCTAACTTTGAAGCCAACTTCGAAaagctcaagggcaaggctaGTGCTGATAGCGGTTGGGAGCAAAACTTTGGAAGGTCTCATTTCTCCTATCTTGAAGGCTTGGTCTCTCAGCTTGAGTATGACAAGTTCGGCGAGGATGATATGCTTCAGGAGGGACTCCTCGAGGCCATGGACAAGCATGCTGTTCATGTCCGCGTTGTAGACAAAACCAAGAGGTCCTACAACGAGACCGTGATTGAAGACGGTATTCTTTACCTTCAG ACTTCCCCTTCAGACTTTGGCGTTAACGTTCATCAAATTTCAAGTGATCTTATCAATATCCTATAG